One window from the genome of Pyrus communis chromosome 16, drPyrComm1.1, whole genome shotgun sequence encodes:
- the LOC137719554 gene encoding ACT domain-containing protein ACR9-like: MGIPCDDIVVIKPGKAPDEPSVLTVNCPDKAGLGCDLCRIILQFGLSITKGDFSTDGRWCYIVLWVVPNHESLKVDWERLKDRLSSACPSSRFFSFYLNQISNVPTPSPVYLLKLWCHDQRGSLHDVTKVLCELEILIQRVKVMPTPDGRVLDLFFITDCLELLHTKQRRDDISEHLMAALGEYCITCELKLPGPEYESLQGNSSLPPAIADELFSYQLKDEEAYPKALTRNMGTVNKTSITVDNSLSPVHTVLQIQCVDRNGLFYDILRTSKDCNIQIAYGRFSSPVKGFRNLDLFIQQTNGKKLVDPEVQVALCNHLKKEMVHPLRVIVANRGPETELLVANPVELSGKGRPLVFYNVTLALKQLGVSIFAAEIVRNSTSVCQWEIYRFLLDDSCEFPLVSKQNRSNIVERVRRTLMGW, translated from the exons ATGGGCATTCCCTGCGACGACATCGTCGTTATCAAGCCGGGGAAGGCTCCTGACGAGCCCTCCGTCCTCACCGTCAACTGTCCCGACAAGGCCGGCCTCGGCTGCGACCTCTGCCGAATCATCCTCCAGTTCGGCCTCTCCATTACCAAAGGAG ATTTCTCGACGGATGGAAGGTGGTGCTATATAGTGCTGTGGGTCGTCCCAAACCACGAATCCCTGAAGGTCGATTGGGAGAGGTTGAAGGATCGGCTCTCGTCCGCGTGCCCGTCGTCGCGCTTCTTCTCGTTTTATCTCAATCAAATCTCCAACGTCCCAACGCCCTCTCCGGTCTATCTGTTGAAGTTGTGGTGCCACGACCAGAGAGGCTCACTCCACG ATGTTACCAAAGTGCTCTGTGAACTTGAAATTCTGATTCAGAGAGTGAAAGTGATGCCGACCCCGGATGGCCGAGTTTTGGACCTCTTCTTCATCACAGATTGCTT GGAGTTGTTACACACAAAACAGAGAAGAGACGACATAAGTGAGCATCTGATGGCTGCTTTAGGAGAGTATTGCATCACCTGTGAGCTTAAGTTGCCTGGACCTGAGTATGAAAGTCTGCAGGGGAATTCTTCTCTTCCACCAGCCATTGCTGACGAATTATTTAGCTATCAGCTGAAGGATGAGGAGGCTTATCCAAAAGCTCTCACCCGGAATATGGGAACGGTGAACAAGACCAGTATTACAGTGGATAATTCATTGAGCCCTGTTCATACGGTGCTGCAAATACAGTGTGTTGATCGGAATGGCCTCTTTTATGACATTCTGAGGACTTCCAAGGACTGCAATATTCAG ATTGCCTATGGTAGATTCTCGTCACCTGTGAAAGGCTTCCGAAATTTGGACCTATTTATTCAGCAGACAAATGGAAAAAAGCTTGTTGATCCTGAAGTTCAGGTTGCATTGTGTAATCATTTAAAGAAGGAGATGGTTCACCCACTGCGAGTGATCGTTGCCAACAGGGGCCCAGAAACCGAACTCTTAGTTGCTAATCCAGTTGAGTTATCTGGAAAGGGGAGGCCCCTTGTATTCTACAATGTTACTCTAGCACTGAAACAATTGGGAGTATCTATTTTTGCG gctgaaattgtaaggaaTTCAACTTCAGTTTGCCAGTGGGAAATCTACCGATTCCTTTTGGATGATAGCTGTGAATTTCCATTGGTAAGCAAACAAAATAGGAGTAATATTGTAGAGAGAGTTAGAAGAACCCTCATGGGCTGGTGA
- the LOC137721160 gene encoding enoyl-CoA delta isomerase 1, peroxisomal-like: MCTLERKGNIFILTLTGPGEHRLNPTLIDSIRSALNQVRAAVTTTATSSSPSALITTAHGKFFSNGYDLSWAQSSQSRRELMDAKLQSLVADLISLPMPTIAAVSGHASAAGFILALSHDYLLMRRDRGFIYMSELDIELILPRWFLALIESKVGSPAARRDLLLRADKVKADVAVAKGIIYSAHDSAEETVEAAANLGEELVRRKWNGHVYAHIRKDMLSDVLDVIRGNTTSRKSRL, from the coding sequence ATGTGTACGTTAGAGAGGAAAGGCAACATCTTCATCCTAACGCTAACAGGCCCAGGAGAGCACAGGCTCAACCCCACTCTCATCGACTCAATCCGATCCGCTCTCAACCAAGTCCGAGCCGCCGTCACCACCACCGCCACGTCATCATCTCCCTCAGCCCTAATCACCACCGCAcatggcaaattcttctccaaCGGCTACGATCTCTCTTGGGCCCAGTCCTCTCAATCCCGCAGAGAGCTCATGGACGCCAAGCTCCAGTCCCTTGTCGCCGATCTCATCTCCCTCCCGATGCCCACCATCGCCGCCGTCTCCGGCCACGCCTCCGCCGCCGGCTTCATCCTCGCTCTCAGCCACGACTACCTTCTCATGAGGAGGGACCGCGGCTTCATCTACATGAGCGAGCTCGACATCGAGCTTATTCTGCCACGCTGGTTCTTGGCACTGATCGAGAGCAAGGTCGGCTCGCCGGCGGCTCGGCGCGACTTGTTGCTCAGAGCCGATAAGGTGAAAGCCGACGTGGCAGTGGCGAAGGGGATTATCTACTCGGCGCACGATAGCGCGGAGGAGACCGTCGAGGCCGCGGCTAATTTGGGAGAGGAGTTGGTTCGGCGGAAGTGGAACGGACACGTGTACGCTCATATTCGGAAGGATATGTTGTCTGATGTTCTGGATGTGATCCGCGGAAATACTACTAGCAGAAAATCACGACTGTAG
- the LOC137720488 gene encoding uncharacterized protein, translating into MSSGYNSPARSPGSSRLQLGGGGGGGGGVSRLRSSLLKKPPEPLRRAVADCLSSSAAATSHHGTTSSTVLLSEASRILRDYLAAPSTMDLSYNVILEHTIAERERSPAVVARCVALLKRYLLRYKPSEETLLQIDRFCVNTIVECDIGPNRRLSPRSQSFGSITSTISTASTNVVPLSVPSFASEALVKSLNYVRSLVSQHLPKRSFHPAAFSGAPSATRQSLPSLSSLLSRSFNSQLSPAHSGEPLENKDATTMSILNLSNIGKIDGMGNLEYFALDVFKWRWLGEHQSSSLGTESDRVVNPQDMRTHSLLEVGAAALLVGDKEAKMRGQPWKYFGTADMPYLDQLLQPSPVTAITDSATARSHLRAITASKRTKSGPHQIWDDSPVSTFRPRAKQLFQYRHYSEQQPLRLNPAEVCEVIAAVCSDASSQTANVKTVSSRLTNNYGKPSMDAAVSVLIKLVIDMYVLDSGTAAPLTLSMLEEMLNSPRAACRNRAFDLILNLGVHAHLLEPMVADNDSTIEEEYSQESYFDSESKLATQGVGRSDSLIMGTSSAIDNFETWILNILYEILLFLVQIEEEEESVWASALSCLLYFVCDRGKILRNRINGLDIRVPKALLEISRKNSWAEVVHCKLISMLANMFYQVPEGINKAVSSTQLFLAEQVDLIGGIEFIFVEYSLAKSREERRNLFLVLLDYALHQINEICIATGVTEYSDDEIQPLVALLNLADAPEAFYISVKLGLVGIGEILRSSISDALSRYPNSERLNMLLDSVMEKLGATISSFIHLDTEFSHMMQITKSYKSVDSIERAVLRNGVGMKAKLSWALLHSLLHSERIAYRRNAYVWLSDLLIAEISEERNSSIWSNIKTMQQKIAQADVHDSSVASDVPLPIWLMCGLLKSKHNSIRWGFLIVLERFLMRCKILLNENKVQQSHGSDIGNVRKDSHLEKANAVIDIMSSALSLVFQINETDRINILKMCDILFSQLCLRAPSANTTNFGDDAQLGRVLSRMDGSKIVDEKESSRQDVCMEESSARSGLSNNNPLDHETESMAALLLRGQAIVPMQLVTRVPAALFYWPLIQLAGAATDNIALGIAVGSKGRGNLPGAISDIRATLLLLLIGKCTADSATFQDVDGEEFFRELLDDTDSRVAYYSSAFLLKRMMTEKPEKYQHMLQNLVVRAQQSNNEKLLENPYLQMRGILQLANDLGTGL; encoded by the exons ATGTCTTCGGGCTACAACAGTCCGGCTCGGAGCCCCGGGAGTTCGAGGCTTCAGTTGGgcggaggtggaggaggaggaggaggagtttCCAGGTTGAGATCTTCGTTGCTCAAGAAGCCGCCTGAGCCGCTGCGCCGAGCTGTGGCCGACTGCCTGTCCTCCTCCGCCGCGGCTACCTCCCACCATGGGACCACTTCCTCCACTGTGCTCCTCTCCGAAGCTTCTCGAATTCTTCGG GACTATCTGGCAGCCCCTTCGACGATGGACTTGTCTTACAATGTGATTTTAGAACATACCATTGCTGAGAGGGAGCGAAG CCCAGCAGTTGTAGCAAGGTGTGTGGCACTTTTGAAACGCTACCTTCTAAG GTACAAACCTAGTGAAGAGACATTACTGCAGATAGATCGCTTTTGTGTAAACACCATTGTTGAATGTGACATTGGTCCAAACCGGAGATTGTCTCCACGGTCTCAATCATTTGGATCAATAACATCAACAATATCAACGGCATCTacaaatgttgttcctttaTCTGTACCTAGTTTTGCGTCTGAGGCACTTGTGAAGTCATTGAACTATGTGCGGTCTCTTGTGTCTCAACATCTTCCAAAGCGGTCATTCCATCCGGCTGCTTTCTCTGGAGCCCCTTCTGCAACTAGACAGTCTCTTCCGAGTTTGTCTTCTTTGTTGAGCAGGTCCTTTAATTCACAACTAAGCCCTGCACATAGTGGAGAACCTTTGGAGAATAAAGATGCTACAACTATGTCCATTTTGAACTTATCAAACATTGGAAAGATTGATGGAATGGGAAATCTTGAATACTTTGCACTGGACGTTTTCAAGTGGCGCTGGCTTGGGGAACATCAGTCATCATCCTTGGGGACTGAAAG TGATCGTGTTGTAAATCCCCAAGATATGAGAACACATAGTCTTCTAGAAGTAGGTGCAGCAGCTCTACTTGTAGGAGATAAGGAAGCTAAAATGAGAGGTCAACCGTGGAAGTATTTTGGAACTGCTGATATGCCTTATCTTGACCAACTGTTGCAACCTTCACCGGTAACAGCGATAACTGATTCTGCCACTGCGCGTTCCCATTTGAGAGCAATCACAGCATCCAAACGTACTAAATCCGGCCCTCATCAAATATG GGATGATTCTCCGGTGAGCACATTTCGTCCTCGGGCGAAGCAGCTATTCCAGTATCGTCACTACAG TGAACAACAACCCTTGCGGTTGAATCCTGCTGAGGTTTGTGAGGTCATTGCTGCAGTTTGCTCTGATGCATCTTCACAGACTGCTAATGTGAAGACTGTATCATCTAGATTAACTAATAACTATGGAAAGCCATCAATGGATGCGGCAGTGAGCGTCCTTATCAAACTTGTTATTGATAT GTATGTTTTGGATTCCGGGACTGCTGCCCCTCTCACTCTGTCTATGCTTGAG GAAATGCTTAATTCTCCAAGAGCAGCATGTAGGAATCGtgcttttgatttgattttgaatcTTGGAGTTCATGCTCATTTATTAGAGCCAATGGTAGCCGATAACGATTCCACGATTGAAGAAGAGTATTCTCAAGAATCATATTTTGACAGTGAATCTAAGCTTGCAACACAAGGAGTGGGAAGATCAGATTCTCTTATCATGGGCACTTCCTCAGCTATTGATAATTTTGAAACTTggattttgaatattttgtatgAGATATTGCTGTTTCTTGTCCAG atagaagaggaggaggaatcTGTCTGGGCTTCTGCTCTTAGTTGTTTGCTATATTTTGTCTGTGATAGGGGCAAAATCTTGAGAAACCGGATAAATGGACTTGACATAAGG GTTCCAAAGGCACTACTAGAAATTAGTAGGAAGAATTCTTGGGCAGAAGTAGTTCATTGCAAGCTTATTAGCATGTTAGCAAACATGTTTTATCAAGTACCTGAAGGAATCAACAAGGCTGTTTCAAGTACCCAATTGTTTCTGGCGGAGCAAGTTGATCTGATTGGTGGAATAGAGTTTATTTTTGTTGAG TATTCACTGGCAAAATCAAGGGAGGAAAGGAGAAATCTGTTTTTGGTTCTTTTGGACTATGCTTTGcatcaaataaatgaaatatGCATAGCTACTGGAGTCACTGAGTATAGCGATGATGAGATTCAGCCTCTTGTTGCCCTGCTCAATCTGGCTGATGCGCCCGAAGCTTTTTATATATCTGTTAAGCTTGGGTTGGTAGGCATTGGGGAAATCTTGAGGAGTTCTATTTCAGATGCATTGTCTAGATATCCAAACAGTGAACGGCTCAATATG CTATTGGACAGTGTAATGGAGAAACTTGGTGCGACAATAAGCTCATTTATTCATTTGGACACGGAGTTCTCACACATGATGCAGATAACCAAATCTTACAAGTCTGTGGATAGCATTGAACGTGCGGTTCTGAGAAATGGTGTTGGCATGAAAGCGAAACTCTCATGGGCTCTTTTACATTCCCTTCTTCATTCAGAAAGAATTGCATACCGTCGGAATGCCTATGTCTGGTTAAGTGACCTGCTTATTGCAGAAATTAGTGAAGAAAGGAATTCAAGTATATGGTCAAATATAAAAACCATGCAGCAAAAAATTGCCCAAGCAGATGTTCATGATTCTTCAGTTGCTTCAGATGTTCCTTTGCCCATTTGGCTTATGTGTGGACTTTTGAAGTCAAAGCACAACTCAATCAGATGGGGCTTTTTGATTGTTCTTGAGAGGTTTCTCATGAGGTGTAAGATTTTGTTAAATGAAAATAAAGTCCAGCAATCACATGGCAGTGATATTGGCAATGTACGGAAAGATAGCCATCTTGAGAAAGCTAATGCAGTGATAGACATCATGAGTAGTGCCTTGTCCTTGGTTTTTCAGATTAATGAAACAGATCGCATTAATATTTTGAAG ATGTGTGACATTCTATTCTCTCAATTATGCTTGAGAGCTCCATCTGCAAATACAACAAACTTTGGAGATGATGCACAGCTTGGTAGGGTTCTTAGTCGGATGGACGGAAGTAAAATAGTTGACGAGAAAGAGAGTTCTCGTCAGGATGTTTGTATGGAAGAATCCAGTGCCAGATCTGGCCTCAGTAATAACAATCCGCTAGATCATGAAACAGAATCAATGGCAGCACTGCTTCTCCGAGGACAGGCCATAGTTCCCATGCAGTTGGTTACACGAGTTCCAGCTGCTTTGTTTTATTGGCCATTGATTCAACTTGCTGGTGCAGCAACAGACAACATTGCGTTGGGTATAGCTGTTGGAAGCAAAGGAAGAGGGAACCTTCCTGGTGCTATATCTGATATACGGGCTACCCTTTTGTTACTTCTAATTGGTAAATGTACTGCAGATTCTGCTACTTTCCAGGATGTTGACGGGGAAGAATTTTTTAG GGAACTCTTGGATGACACAGACTCGAGGGTGGCATATTACTCATCAGCTTTTCTTCTGAAG CGAATGATGACAGAAAAACCCGAAAAGTACCAGCACATGCTTCAGAATCTTGTTGTTAGAGCTCAGCAG AGCAACAATGAAAAGCTCTTGGAAAATCCATATCTTCAGATGCGTGGCATACTTCAGCTGGCAAACGATCTTGGAACTGGGTTGTAA
- the LOC137719555 gene encoding zinc finger protein GIS2-like, giving the protein MSVNRSQSPELAKRYRSRERASYRDAPYPSERRSYRQDCLCNKCKRPGHFARDCPNMTVCNNCGLPGHIAAECNSTTMCWNCKEPGHLANQCSNNPVCHICSKKGHLARDCSNPSPSSHDARLCNNCYKPGHIAVNCTNEKACNNCRKPGHLARDCPNEPVCHTCNISGHVARHCAKSSLAPDIRGPFRDITCRNCGLPGHISRECISIVICNNCGGMGHQAYECPSALMMYGRGLRR; this is encoded by the exons ATGAGCGTGAATAGAAGTCAAAGCCCAGAACTAGCCAAGAGATACCGCAGCAGAGAACGCGCATCTTACCGTGATGCTCCATATCCTAGTGAACGCCGCAGTTATAG GCAAGATTGTCTTTGCAATAAATGTAAACGGCCAGGGCATTTTGCAAGGGATTGCCCGAATATGACTGTCTGCAACAACTGTGGACTTCCAGG CCACATTGCAGCAGAATGCAACTCAACAACTATGTGTTGGAACTGCAAGGAGCCTGGACATCTTGCAAACCAATGTTCTAATAATCCAGTCTGCCATATATGTAGTAAGAAAGGCCACCTGGCTCGCGATTGCTCGAACCCTAGTCCTTCATCCCACGATGCAAGGCTCTGCAACAACTGCTACAAACCGGGTCATATTGCTGTCAATTGCACAAACGAGAAGGCTTGCAATAACTGTCGGAAACCTGGACACCTTGCTCGTGACTGCCCCAACGAACCTGTTTGCCACACCTGCAACATATCAGGTCACGTGGCCCGCCATTGCGCCAAGTCAAGCCTAGCCCCAGACATCAGAGGCCCTTTCCGCGACATCACGTGCCGCAACTGCGGGCTGCCAGGCCATATCAGCCGAGAGTGCATATCGATTGTCATCTGCAACAATTGTGGTGGAATGGGTCACCAAGCTTATGAATGCCCTTCTGCGTTGATGATGTACGGTCGCGGCCTACGTAGGTAG
- the LOC137720487 gene encoding enoyl-CoA delta isomerase 1, peroxisomal-like has translation MCTLERKGNVFILTLTGPGEHRLNPTFIDSIRSALNQIRTAVTTTATSSSPSALITTAHGKFFSNGYDLSWAKSSESRLELMRSKVRSLVADLISLPMPTIAAVSGHASAAGFILARSHDYLLMRRDRGFIYMSELDIELLLPAWLVALFDRKISSPAARRDLLLRADKMTADVAVVKGIIDSAHDSAEETVEAAVRLGEELVSRKWNGHVYAQIRKDLLSEVLDEIRVYNTGSRARL, from the coding sequence ATGTGCACATTAGAGAGGAAAGGCAACGTCTTCATCCTAACGCTAACAGGCCCGGGCGAGCACAGACTCAATCCCACTTTCATCGACTCAATCCGGTCCGCCCTCAACCAAATCCGAACCGCCGTTACAACCACCGCCACGTCATCATCACCCTCAGCCCTAATCACCACCGCAcatggcaaattcttctccaaCGGCTACGATCTCTCCTGGGCCAAGTCCTCCGAGTCCCGGTTGGAGCTCATGCGCTCCAAGGTCCGATCCCTCGTCGCCGACCTTATCTCCCTCCCCATGCCCACCATCGCCGCCGTTTCCGGCCACGCTTCCGCCGCCGGCTTCATCCTCGCTCGCAGCCACGACTACCTCCTCATGAGGCGAGACCGCGGCTTCATATACATGAGTGAGCTCGACATCGAGCTCCTTCTCCCGGCTTGGTTAGTGGCGCTGTTCGATCGCAAAATCAGCTCACCGGCGGCTCGGCGCGATTTGTTGCTGAGAGCCGATAAGATGACGGCGGACGTGGCAGTGGTGAAGGGGATAATCGACTCGGCGCACGATAGCGCTGAGGAGACGGTTGAGGCCGCGGTTAGACTTGGAGAGGAGTTGGTCTCGCGGAAATGGAACGGACACGTGTACGCTCAGATTCGCAAGGACTTGTTGTCTGAAGTACTGGATGAGATCCGCGTGTATAATACTGGCAGTAGAGCGCGGCTGTAG